In the genome of Parasteatoda tepidariorum isolate YZ-2023 chromosome 10, CAS_Ptep_4.0, whole genome shotgun sequence, the window TGAAAGAATTATGTAAAGCATAAAGCTAATGCTTAAAGGtggtttaagatttttcttccccaaaagctaaaattaaagaatatattccattttttttaatttttagcgaCTGGAAAACACCagtatgttttcttaaaaataactttgtttattttcttataaacaaataaaattctaaaagcgTTTACAAAGTAAAGTCAACCATGTAAGTAAGTAGAAGCGACACCAGTACTTCCGGACTCGGCTGGTTAGGTCAGGCACACATCTCCAGGTAAGGAAGTCGAAGTGGAATGCTGACCAACGGTGAACTTCTTTTTATACTCGTTGAGTGTAGGCGCGCGCCGTTCGGAAAAGCTGACTTGCGTTTCGCTGATCGGCTTCTTCAAGCCGCGTTACATTTTAATGAAGGAAACTTCTGTGATGACGTTCTGTGTGATGAGTCTGTAATGATGCCACAGGACTCCCCCACCAGTCCAGAATGCTAAGGCACGGGAATCCTGAAAGGGACACGTCGACCGGACCGAGTTGTTGTGGACGCCTTAAGAGCAGGCTTTGCCGGTTGTATCAGCGGCGGGATGACTGGAGACTCTTTAATCTGTGAAAAAAGAATGAGCAGGTTTAAATCTATCAATGGAGATACATTTTTTCTGAGTTCCGATCAGGACTTGAAAAAACTTCGGCTTGCGTTCGATCACCGGAAAAGGACCAGAGTAAGGAGATTGGAACGGACGATGGATAGCATCGTCACGGATGAAGACAAGCGAGTGTCTTTTAGGGAAGCATGGACAAACATCTCAGTTGACATATGACGTGAGGTAGGTGATGGTCGAATCTGCCGGAAGTGCTTCTCAAAGATAGTGGCAGTCGCTGTGGAGACTCCGTAACtgaaatcgaagaaaaaaattcgccaCACAGGCGAAGATTACAGCCGTATACCAGCTCTGCTGACGAGGTGTTAAGATCTTCCCTTAAGGTAGTTCGGATTCCCAGAAAACGATCGGCAATTTCTCTATCCATCTTTCAGTGCCGGGGAGACTACACCTGAGAGCTCCCTTTAATTGCCGGTGAAAACGCTCGATCATTCCGCTCATTTGCGGATGGGTACTAAGCTGTGGTTCTATTACGTTTCGTACCCAGAGACTTCGAAAacgctgaaaataaattactttcaaaattacgACCCTGGTCAGTCGTGATAATCTCTGGAACACCGAACAGAGCGACCCATCCTGAAAAGAAAGCGTTAGCAACACTTTCTGTAGACTGATCTTTCAGGGGAATAGCTTCAGGCCATCGAGTGAAGCGATCGATACACGTAAGGATGTAAGTGTATCCTTGTGACGGGGGAGTCCAACAATGTCCAAGTGAACGTGTCGAAATCTGTCGACCGCAGTTGGAAATTGACCAAGAGGGATTTTGGTGTGCCGTGGTATTTTTGATCCCTGGCAGTCCGAACATTTCTTGCACCATTCTGCACAGTGACCTCCAAATGTATAGCTGTTTAACTGCGTAAGTGGTCGGTCTGGGACCTGAATGAAACAAGCTATGTATTGTCTTGAACGCAAGGTGTCTGAAGCTCTGCGGAACATACGAGCGTATAATACCCGTAGGCGCGAGCCGTCCGAAAAAGCTGATTTGCATTTGGCTGATCGGCTTCTTCCAGCCGCGTTACATTTTAATGAAGGAAACTTTTGTGAGGACGTTCTGTGTGATGAGTCTGTGATTGATGACACcacaaattaaaagaagttagctgcgttctttcaaaaaaatttttagctgtTCGTTCACATGATTgaaatgtcatttaatatttattagtaaatctactttataaaataaaagaattagtttacatttgattaatatttttcctactacataaatattaaaaatatttttaatgtagtatTTTTTAGATCATAACTCAGttccttattaatatttatgtagcttattattaaataaaaaaaaatatttcttcaaatataattaagcatatatttttatgcatcttaaatattttattttactttgcgcatgtattttataaagttaattattcaaatgaaataaacattgcAAAGAACATATTTAAGCATGTATATTTTACGTAGgtaatgcatttttgttttatatgtgtttatgtatttttctttttcgcagcttattattaaataaaatgaactttgCTACGAATATATTTCAGcaagtgttttttaaacttaaagttagatccattttctttattttctaataagaaattattaaaataatcaattcatAATTTCTCCTCATTAGTCTTATGTCATGCTGATactgtaggaaaaaaaattgaaatttctagcTAATAAGAAGCTGCATGacttaaaagttaagaaatatagtataaaaataaaaaaattatatttgtgaatTAATCAATCAGAAATATGAAACGTTttccaaaacaataattttttgctaagagattaaatttaaagaagttaacCTTCTAAGTTAATAAGATGCTGTATCAGTcttaagctgaaaaaaatatgtaaatctaaaaaataaaaaaatttaaaaaaaaaattaagctatcattttcaaaagttatatgtatttaaaacgTCTAGAAATAATACATGTTAATTAACTAATGTACTTAATTGcttgaaagtttaaattaaaaaaacagtacttACATTTACAGCACAATTTAATGTGCCATGGGTGGAGggcaaaaataagttttatcttGAGTTCTAGTTAAGACAGACTAATAATTTTTCACCATTTGGGATTGAAAGggaatcattattattatttagctaTCGTCTTAAAATTGATTAGATCTTTATGCTGTGATGGCTGATTGCGCTAATGATTTTCTAAAACCAGGTGGACTGCTCTGCTAGCATATTATTTCCAATTGTGAAGGGTTAGTTTAATGCGCTCAAAACAATCTTGCTGACCTTCCCTCAAACCATCATCcagtaaaacattttctgataaaattggGGTCTCGCCAATAATGTTCGCCCGAAGCAAGAGTGCAGTGTGGGGGGGGGCTATATCAATTAGTATTCCTCTATTTTTTGGTCAATTTTCActcaatagtaatttttaatagaatatttaactATCACtagattaaattgttttttgtacattttaaggTGCCAAAGGGGCATTCTGTCTTGAAATCTGTCTAAAATGTGGTTATTCACAgcttaaaaaaacctttattatGACCTTAACGATATTATAACCTTTTTATGTCGTGGGCCTTTTTTAAAGTACGTAACCAGCAAGACGCAAGTATTGGAGAAATTGAGGTGTACGAGCGTTTGAAAAATTCAGTGTTATGTtatattattgagaaaaaaaagctattcgACTAACCAGCTGTggttttgtatatatttttttttaaaattttttgaaacactgCACCAATTTGTTAACTGTAATATTAATGTAGTTCATTACTTTATAAGATTTACGAAGCTGTGGATCAAtagttaaatatgaataattttatgagaaaCTGCTTTCTTCAGTAATTAACTACccaaaacagaaacaaaatggaaaatgtGGTGAAAAAATGTGCCTCGTTTGTTCAGATTTCtgctgaaatatatattttcttgtaaaatttttttatcatttggaGATGtgggaaatttattataaatgcaaaaactaTGACTAAATTCGAcacttaaatttaagatatttgatGAAGCGGAATTTATTGATTTGGAAAGCGAACAGTCCatataataattagtatttagGTCAAATAAAGATTtacctaaaataatttgtttaacttaACTCGAATTTTTAGTCATCGTAAGCCTGCTTcaacatgaataaaaacaaaatggagtTGAAACACTggttaattaacttattaattttactaacttTGGTGTGAAGAAAGTGAATAACTGTATTGCGTGCTTAAAAGAACGATAGCGGGAAGAATATTAacttcattaagaaaaaatttattctgaaatgtgactttcaaaatatgagGCTTTGCATTATTATGCTAAATAAGATTATACATTCGCCATTGTTTATTCCGTAGTCAATCttatcttataaatattaatttgttgacAATACTATGCTATTATTGAAGCTAGGAGAATACAGGCTCGATGAAGACAgtttagagtttttaaaatatgaagttttgCCTTATTCTGTTAATGATCTCACATTCAGCATTGGTTAATTTGTCTCAGCATTGGTAGTCAATCTTATCTGATACATGATAATAATTTGTTGACAACAATATTGTGCTACTACTGTCAGCTTGAAGAATGCAGGCTCGATGATGAGAATCTGGAGTGTGGCTCTTAAAATCTGAGGTTTTgcattattatgttaaaaaataacattttacattCACCATTGGTTTTTCTGTAGTCAATCTTATCTAATACacaatattaatttgttgaCAACAATATTGcgcatagttaaaaaaaatgcagaatttagttttcaaagaaTTAGGTTTTGCATCAATAAAGGATTTCACATTCAACATTGGTTAATCTGTAGTCAATTTTATCTGGAACACAATATTAGGATgttgaaaacaatattattactgTATGTCATGATCCTAtattatgaagaaatatataaatgtttaaattgttcatttcatatctaacaaaattatactaatatGAATACCGAAGTtctaactagttttaaaaaattattctgaaagaTTACATTCTAACTCATATAATAATTGCAACCTTTTGAAAATGTAGTTCATTTTACtcctacaaataattttaacatggAAATCTCATCGTGGTTTCAAAATCAACAAAACGATTTAGTAGGACATCTGACTAATATTAATATGCTTCGAAAAAGGTGATAGTGAAGGCTGTATAATCAAGAAGATATTTACATATGGTATGTCTTAGGTTTGGAGAGGTTCTGAGCACAACCATCGGCTGAAGATGATTTCCTGTATCAAAGCTAAAACTGCCTACACCGAGAACAATAAACACtccatttaaatttgataatccTAAGCTGATgtactatgaaaaaaattattgtttaaatttttcttcaaatctaaTTTAATGAATACATCGCTCATGAATTTTCTTTGTAAGCCACCCCTTAAATGTCGGTGCTTGCTTGCATTGAAACGCTTTTTTCAGCAAAAGTATTTCCTGATTGTAACTCCGAATGGAAAATATCCAAAAAGTTTCCTTCGAATAAAACTAGGTTTGAAGGGAAGCATAAACTAAGCGAAACAAAAAGGGTGATAAAAGCATTGCTGCGTGTTTCGGTATACTTTAGTTGGTATAAGATGCGCACTACCATTCATTCTTTATAATGTAATCCCCTTAGCCTTTGATATGAGGTGTATCACTTTTCAGCATCAGTGATGTTTTTTTCGAGATAGATGGAAGGTACGCTGAAATCCACTATAGTTGACCTCTCTCCGGTGGTACCTACCATGCTAAATGTCATGTCAGCTTCATTCCTTGCAAGCAGTCCAGGAATTCCTGTTCCCTTTTCCTAATTAATCCTCTAAAGTGTTCACAGTTCAATgtctttttgtgaaaataatcagtgttagtataattttgaaaattaactattCACGCAATCTCcctcaaataaattaaatctggtTGTAGAGTTAAAATACGATTTCGTAACatctactttaaaaacttataatataattcatctaatttcaaaactaatatcGTGCttggaaaaatatgataatgaaGCAAAATGCCATATGCATAACTGGTTTAGTGATGTTTTGAACGTAACCATCGACTGTAGATGATTTccattattaaaactataatacCTGCAGTCCAGCCAATACCAATTATAATAAACACTCCATTTAAATTTGACAACCCTAAAGGTGATATTATTGTGCTTGGAGAATAGtctatgttaaaatttctttgtaaatcgATTTTAAAGAGGACATCATCTCTAAATTTCTTATATAAGCCACCACTTAAAATTCGTAGTACGATTGTATCGAATCGCTCTTTGCAGCAAAATGTTTTCCTGATTCCAACCCCGATATGAATATTTGCATAATTGTCCTTCGAATAAAAGTACTTTTCAGGTGGCCCAATAGCCACACGAAATAGATCAGGTGTACCAAGTATTGCTacattttccggaattttgtcAAAGTCAAGGGAATAGTAAAACCAGCcattctttttaatgtattccCCTAATCCTTTTAAATAAGGTGCATcgctttttatcaaattatttactcCATTAGATTGCCCCGCAGATAGACACTTCATTTTCCCCTCTCTGACTGCGAGATAGAGATCcttgaaatcttttatttgtttcattctgATGGGAGATGTCAAAACTGATAACAGGACTGAGCTGTAACACAAAATTAGCACGTATGAATAAAGGAGCCAAATTCCAAGTGGTATCCGCCTGGACATGGAGCGAGGGTTGTAGTTTATTCCTTGTCCGAAAGAAGATCCCCACAAATTGAAGAAAACGGAAATAATGGAATCTTTTGGCGAAATCAAAGTTCGAAATATCACTGACACAGAGAGCAGtgcaataaagaataaaaaccaTGTGAGTGTGCTGAAAGGAAACGTGAATGCTGATGTTTTTGATATGAACGGAGCATAATTCATCATAAACGTTTTTTCAAGTTGGTAGTGAGGTACACTGGAGTCTACAACTTTTGAACGCTCATAGGTAACATCTAAATGGCAGAATCCCATATCAACTTCATTCCTTTGCAGCATTCCTGTCATTCCAGTCCAGTTTCCGGATGCATCCATTTCCCCGAAATCACCAGGGGGAATAATAATCTCATATTCGAAATTTAATGCACGCgccaatagttttataaattctcCTTCAAGTCCCGAAATAGTGGTAGTGTTGTCGATTCTTGTAACTTCAATGGCTTTGGTCACGGGTAGAACTGCTAATCTAAGTTTCGAGGGAAAATATGGCACCATCTTTTACATAATCCTCTTTGGTTCAATTTCAGATCAAGTTCTTATAGTTAAATCAGTTCTTGAAGACTAACAGAGTATAGAGATGTCACGTTGGCAAAACAAGTTTACAGTTCTTCACACGATGAACGAATTCTTTGTggaaatacttttctttttggaaTGAAAATGCAGATTTTACCTTTGTATCTAAGTTTTCGTGTTAATTCTcctgttaaaaatttgtttagagtCGTTAAGACAATTCTTAAAATCTAACACAGAATAAAGAATCTGagagataagaaaaaatttttattcttcatgaacgagttttttctttttttattatttttatggaattattaAATCCGAAAAAGCTTGgagattttaaatctatattaaaatCAGTGTAAAATCctaagataatatttattacttaatttattttcacacaaGTTAGACCAGGTAAAATACCATGAAAAAATctgaaactgaattttttttatgacggtacaaattaaagttaatttttacgCAAATACAATCTGAGTGCATTGGTATTCTTTTCAGATATTCaggtttataaatatatctgtGTAAGACATCCTTGAAATGCTTTAAGTGTGTAAgtcatcaaataaatttatgtgacggtgtttattgttgtgttttctaacttttaaacgatattattgtttaattatagaTAGCAAAACAATGTGTGTGGTTATTTAATGATAGATTAATAGTGGAATACGAgacaaaaaatactattattatgaTTCATTAATGAAAGTTTCAAGATCATTAAAAACGActtgttattgatttttaactcatttaaaacTAGTTATAATGACATATACATAATGATATATAgatcagtatatatatatatatatataattattaactcaTTAAAGCCagttatatgtttatttaaacataaaagtattCGATTTACTACTATTTGTTTTGGTGTACTTATACTTTTTACGATATCGTTGATATTACATATTCTAGATTctcttttttattctcttatcTCTCTCTTCtctttttcataaactttagaaaatttttatttgattaaatttatgaggtttcacatttaaaaagtaaaacatttcttttattagtgAGTGCTCTTATAGGAATCCCTATGTTTTTGCGAAATACAAAAGGTGACGTGTTCCTCTATCAAATACTCTtgcgattttatttatttatttttgctcttgTATATCATTACATCTGCGTAAACACCCAGTAGGGACTTTTACTGGAATAGAAGttagttgttaaatttaatgagtAATAACACTGCCTAATAATTATAAGTAcagcaaagagaaaaaaatttttttttaaagtggttaGATTTTAAAAGTGGTGAACTTTTgtcaaagattaaaaaacagtaattcttttataaaactaagtttatattattttttatctatcaaTTTAAGTTCTAGTTGTTCAATTTTCTGTTGATTAGTTTCAGGTTTTACTaagataaatacaataaaacctTGCTAAAGTGAACTAGAAGtaggacaaaaaatattttaaagttaaatatagttCACGTTATCAGTTCAGAactttttctgatgaaaattgTACAATAAACCGACATTATCTAAATATGTTATCTATTTGACAAATTCGTTTTAATTTCGTCATGATGTATAATACAAGCAAAAGAAGTTCctgatattttttgaatcttTGCAATTACAACAAAAACgcttatgaataatataaaaatacactgATTACATCGCAATTAGACCCTGATACTAAAGATGGTGAACAGTAAATAATGTGGTACTTTCGTCAGAGATAtgcagtaattaaattaaattaaatcatttctttgatacaaatttatatttttgttcacaaTATTtcctttgattaattttaatgtttactaaGATGAATATAAGCACATACATTTTAGTTATAATCAAACATTTATCAATATAATGCCATCGTCACTATAACTATCACTTAGTCaagaattattaagaaatatccAATTTTCTTCACCAAGAGTTTTCTTACTTTCTGAATTATATTCTTTTGTACGCTCTCATTCACTTTAAGTGAGGATGTAATTACTATATTATCCAATATGTAGAACACATCAAGATATTCTACATATTCTCTAAcaacagtttgaaaaataagttaagagGAGCTAGCGTTCATGATATAATTATGAAGTTGCTTCCTACTTTTTTAAATCCGTTGGCCtatcaaattttactttcttatttaatttcataatttgaatttcacttttttgcttttcatttacACTTGTCACTAGGATTTGATTTTCCAAGTTGTCTTATCCAATATTACTTTTAGAATCAAAATTCTACAGATATAGTAAGAAATAATGGgctcaaagttatttttatttatattttctccaTCAATGAAAACCCCTGGTTCAcgattttatagatttaaaaaaacctagatcttccttccaatgaggtgaaccgggtttgaaacccagcaatagctggtcgatacgaattccgcttccGGCTAGCActtaccacagtgctgacgtaaaatttcATCAGCGATAGAtgaatcataggttagagtccccttgacatCAGGTCAACCGTGGGAGGGTCTCGTGGTCTCCCCCTCCaagtaacacaaatgcgggtttgttccatcaaaaatagtcctccacgaagacaaatttctcccaatgcatTATTCAGGAGTACCCTTGTCTTCAgcattgggttaaaaattacaaggctgtgtagttgaacattagtagacgtaaacctaaacattgggtcggctgatcaacgacggttataaatataTCTATCGCACACCGCAAGAAAAGTGATACAAGTCAAAACACAACAATCTTGAGGTTATgtctataaaaaatgaatgaagtcAGGCATAAAGCTCAAAAGGTGTCACATCTCTAGCTCGAAATTTATCCAGCTGAAGGCAGTTGTTTCAGTTGATACAGAATAAGTTTCACAGTATTCCTTAagttgatttttctcaaatgctgCATTTTAGAGTTATGACACTGTTCTTgccaattaatataaaaatgaaattacgatttaatataaaaattaaatgtaagtgTGTGTAGTATAAAGTGGATAgtcgcaagaaaaaaaaatgaagcacgttttattaatattgacagctaaaatgtttgaaaattcattttaggtGAATAAGAGTAATCAGATCTCTATAGTGTGAGAAATGAACTGAAATATCGTAAAATAATATGTTCGATGGCAATATTCCATGAAGACGCCATTGCGATGAAAGTTTTGGCGAAATTTGCAACAAGCAATAATTATGTTATccttttttgctgtaaaaagcCTTTCATAGGTTCTAGGCTACATGCTAACAAGTCATGCAATTATTGcttcattattctttttctgattttgaCTTCCAAATTATGGGGCAGATTGTTGATGGAGCTTTTTTTTTACGCCCTTTTCCATTAAAGATAATGATAAATATgaacgaagaaaaataaattttatttatgattttaaaaataaggcaaaATCTAGAGGAGATCATATGTGTTTTTGGAAAATTGAAAAGTGGTAgtaatattaaagttaattttatattaaaataaagttatgtaGATGAAAAGGTGGGAATGACGGAGTGAAGACTACAGCTGTCATTAACAGCAGGTAATAAAGTGGGGATGGAACTGACAGCAGCAAAATCAGGAGAATCTAGTATTGAAGACAATCCCTTAATaggtttcattaaaataattaaacttttaatttatttgactgAAAAAACTCGAATATAGCCTTCGCAACCATTTACTTTTTCCCagcaaataaactagttttgattattttaattccacatttacggtgattttaattttttttttaatttcgtctaattactttattttgtatgtttaaaaaaatttcaatagggAGAATAGCGGAAAGTAGCT includes:
- the LOC107447811 gene encoding probable glutamate receptor, with protein sequence MVPYFPSKLRLAVLPVTKAIEVTRIDNTTTISGLEGEFIKLLARALNFEYEIIIPPGDFGEMDASGNWTGMTGMLQRNEVDMGFCHLDVTYERSKVVDSSVPHYQLEKTFMMNYAPFISKTSAFTFPFSTLTWFLFFIALLSVSVIFRTLISPKDSIISVFFNLWGSSFGQGINYNPRSMSRRIPLGIWLLYSYVLILCYSSVLLSVLTSPIRMKQIKDFKDLYLAVREGKMKCLSAGQSNGVNNLIKSDAPYLKGLGEYIKKNGWFYYSLDFDKIPENVAILGTPDLFRVAIGPPEKYFYSKDNYANIHIGVGIRKTFCCKERFDTIVLRILSGGLYKKFRDDVLFKIDLQRNFNIDYSPSTIISPLGLSNLNGVFIIIGIGWTAGIIVLIMEIIYSRWLRSKHH